Within the Medicago truncatula cultivar Jemalong A17 chromosome 4, MtrunA17r5.0-ANR, whole genome shotgun sequence genome, the region TAAAGTGACATTTATCAAATAAATCTGTTTTTTAGTCAAATGAGCTTATATGATATAAACTATGAGCTCAAAATCATGTCTTACCAAACAAACTCTAAGAGTTAAATGTGCTTAGTCCGTACAAAATTACGAGCTTTCACgtttaatcctttaaaaaaattattcacttttagtccctatgcGTTTTATAAGGACTGTGTTGAGGACTGAAAAtatccttttttaaaaaagttttcaaaatcgaggttgttctttttttttttagggaagaatCGAGGTTGTTCTTAAAAGCTACACCCTctggtcactaatataagcaaaaatttactttttagatacattcaataaatgttgtatgtgacatataataaagaccacatacatcattaaattaatgtatttaaaaagtgtatttttgcttatattagtgaccggagggtgtacaatattataaatgactaaaattatcattaaaagtttagagagactaaacttaaaaacttgtaattttattggaacaaaaaaatattttgtcctaatatttatattaattttttgagaggaatattaaaaataataaattgtgaATTTGTAAGTAGCAGTGTTCATGCTTTCAATCGTAGATTTGTAAGTAACTTGTTTTTAATTGTGTTATCATCATGCTTAGCggaataataaaaatacatgcTTTCGTGTGATTTGTGCGAAAATATTTCGCACCAAGCATTACTCTTCTATCAAAAGCCGATAAGATAGGTGTAGAAAATCAAATGTACTTATCTTTCTATATTGTTGTTtaaggaatgaaaaaaaaatcattttgttgCTCTTCGTTCGTACCACTCTAgcattttctttctataaatCCAATCTATCTTGTTAAGCATAATTTTTATGgttataaataagtttttcatcctaaacatatatAGAATAGAATCTTCATTTTAGTCTTTAAAAGTAAATCTGGATGTTTTCAtcctagaaaaaaaaattgtttcgttgttggttcttttttttttgacaaaaataaacgatattcattcattcaaattgatagagtacatcgatacaatataaatttaaattcgctaaaaacaaaaaggatgaatctatgaacaaactcacatcatccatgttaatagcataaaacggcaaagttgcctacaaatatgactaatatgactatatttaagtctctgaagtactcatgtctccggatttgcaacgttgacgacaccaaagtcattgtcattgatcggatctgcacttgttcaaagctaatctttcaacctgaatcaaataaacaccgtaCTAAAACGGGAAATCAAACACAtcgcacaaagacgggaaatcaaaacaaacagagtcatTCAtagacgacaaaatcacaaaaacaaacgaaaggaaacagaaaatatgtgaaatcacttattcaattaggatagaaggaaaaaaacaacTCGGAGGGGTGATtattgggtcaaaattgaccctaaatcacccctctaacaagaagaagaaaggggtgacgactagggtttgagaagaagagaaaaaagataACTTTTTTTAGTTGATTAGATAGATGTTTTCGTTGTTGGTTCTTAATGGGCATAATTTTGAAAtacttttgatatttttgaacATAATATGAATACATCTTTAACATGAAAGAATCCTAACATTCTGGGCATTATagatacaaaaagaaaaagaaatttcttGGAGGATGAAGATATcccgttttatttttttagaggctCTAAAATCAAAGtttgcttatttttattttttttttgtacaagagAGAGCCGAAGCCCAAAAGAGAAAACTAAACAATTACACGAACATTTCTAGGCATACAAGCACCAGAGATGTCATTAAAGATGAGACTATTGAGCTCACTAGAAGGGGTCTCCAAAATAGTAAAATTCCATGAATCCATGGTAAGGCTGAAGTTGGCTATGTTACTTTTGGCCTTTTCATTCAAGATGGCTGGTTTTTCCAAGGTGTCTAACTGAAGTCTGGTTTTTACAATCCGAAACATGTACTTTTCTGTTTGGTTTATATTTGAACAGAGGCAAAATGAAAGGAGGAATGTTATTTTGACAACATATAAGTTGTCCCACACCGTATAATAGTATTTTGCAcccactttttcattttttttttatttgtttctttccttGCCTTGGTTTGCGTGCATGCTGTAATTTGCTTTATAATGCTACGGTGTGGATACTTGACAACCTTTTTAGGTTGTTCATATATCACTAATTCAAGAAAAACGATCTAATTCAACTAATGACAATTATATATTATCTTGTGATAACTTTGTGTTACCGTTTGTCGCTTGAAGTAGAATttccaataaataaatacacaatttttttgtcGAATAATGAACAATTAATTATACTATCACAATTATAATTCGGTTTGATGACATCATTATTAATTAAGTCCCTTATTGTCTCTTAATTGCTTAAGCTCATCAATCAAAGCCGTCAAATTATCATGGGATGAGCCACCTTCTTGAACAACATGTTTAGCTATTTTTGCAATCTCTTGAGCTCTACGTCTTATTTGAATGGCTTCATCACCACTGTCCATCAACCTCCTTAAAGCCTTCTTTATACGATCTCTCCCTATTAGCTTTTCCATGTCCCGAAAAGCAATGGTAAGCCACTCATCTGCACCGACTTCCACTCCAATCCCATGCACCTGAGTTATCAACGTTTCGTTATAGAATTGATCACTATGTACTGGCCATGTGATCATTGGAATTCCTGCACTAACAGCCTCGGTTATAGAGTTCCACCCACAATGTGTCAAAAATGCACCTATAGCGGAGTGGCCCAAGATAACCACTTGTGGGCTCCAGCCCCTTACAATCATCCCCTTAGTCCTCTCTTCAAATCCTTTAGGGAGCCATTTTTCCTTCTCCGCTTCACTCTCATTCTCTTTCCCCTTTTTCTCTGGGACAACCCATATGAATTCACAATTTAATTCTTCTAGTGCACTTGCAATCTCATACAATTGTTTATCAGGGAAATAGCAAAAGGTTCCAAAGCATATGTAGAGTACTGAGTTATCTCGCTTTGAGTTGAGCCAAGTTAAGAACTTTTGCACACTCAACGTGCTCTTTTCTCCCCTATTTGCTTTCTCTTGAGTGGTTTTGCGAACAAGAGATGCTGGGCCAAGAAGCCAAGCCTTGTGACCGATGGTTCTCTCATAATACTCAACACACTCTTCTCCATCGAGCTCTACAAAGCTGTTGATGATGAAACCATGGCTTTTAAGGGCTATAGTGAGTAGCGGATCAATGAATGATTTTGACTCCGCAGGTGGTTTTGAATTAATGATGATATCGTAAGGAAAATTCGGAATAACAAAAGAACCAGAAGCATCCTCAGGGAGAGGTTGTGATTTAAGGGATTCCATGGCACATATGGTAAATAGTGAGAAACCGTTGAAGGCAAATCTCGGAATGTGAAGCTTGTTTGCCAGCTCATCCACCCAAGGGAATAAAAAATCCGCTACGATGCAATCAGGTGGTTCCTGTTCCACGAAATTCTCAATGTGTTCGCGGAGCAGTGTAGTGGCCTGAAAGATTCTGTTGGAGCTGTCAAGGTCTGTGACAGAGGACAGGTTTTCAATGCCGTCCGGGAGGCCAACTTCTTGGGAAGGGAATTGAAAGGTGTGAACGTTGAAGTTGTTGGATTTGGGTAGGATTTGAGCGTTTGAAGGAGTGGTGATGATTTTAACAAAGTGGCCACGTGAAGCAAAGAGAGAGGCAATGTCACAAAGAGGGATCATGTGACCTGCTGCTAGATATGGAATGAAGTAAAGTTTGAGTGGTTTGTCCATTGTTGTGGATGAGACACTGTCTTCTGCCTTTGCAAACAAGTTCATgtcttttttataagaataatgGAAGCTTTGATAAGCCAAAGCATGATGCGGACGCTACTTTGAAAGAATCAGCCCTGTTTTGGTATCAACAAGCCGGCTTCTAGTTAAATTTTTTGATGGTACGTttagataaataaatagataatatACACATGATACCTCCTcccaaataattcatttttactAAAGTGATATTTCTTCCCATTTAAAATCACCATATAAGTTGTATTGACTATTGTTCACCGCAAGTTAATTACTACAAAAACGTTGAATTTATCTCTTTCCTGtgacacttaattttttttagaggaaacgAATCTTTTTCTTGTGAAACATCCAACCAAATTATCCAGCAAaaccaataataaaaataatagggttaattagttaaataattcctataaatgttaaataaaaaattgtttttagtcCCACAAAATTTTAtgtcctgttttttttttttttttttgttatcaaagGCTTTTTGCTGTCGGGATACATTCGCGAGAAAATTCTCGCGATGTATAGCAATGCTGATATTTTTATACCGTATCAAATAGGTTATCAATTTTTCATTGTTGAATTcatatatttcttttcttaatgAGCGACTACCAAAACCATTCCCGAACACTATTCTAGTGTGGCATTGTTGGAGATACTTAACATTGTGGTGGACCAACTTTTTGGACCATGGTGGTGAAGTTTTAAATTAATGGTGGATATGTAGCTTTAAATATCAAGGGTTGAGCTGTTAGTTTGAATGAGCCAAAACTTTCTCTTCTTTTGTTTGATTGTATAGAAAGCGAGAAGGAAGAAATAATTTGTATGACAAAATTGACCTTATGTAAATCTTTATACtaagggggtgtttgtttcatGGATGCAAAAATTATTCTCTGGAATAACTTTCGCAGGAATATATTCCTTGGAATtatattcctaggaatattttaaaaaagtgtttggttACCAATTTGAATTCCTTGGAACTTTCTTTCTAAATTCCTAGGAATactaaaaatatgtttggtttaaaaTGTATAATCCCAGGaataaatgtcaaaattattaaaatacccTTTTACATTCAAtagatgaaaaataatatttttcatgttttttttatcaaggaaAGTAAATTATGTGAGTCAACAAAGGTATTGGTCAGGgtatatacttattttttaatacataacAAGAGTACCCTGTTTCAAGTTGTTGTCCGCCATTACAACTCACCACACTTTTACTAGTATTGCATATATCTAGCACTAGTAAgagatgaaaaaacaaaatcagctTAAAATCTAAATATCGTTGGAGAGTAACCAAGCTAAATTTAGTCACTATCAAACTCTACTAAGCTAAAACTCCAGTAGAAGAATTAGGACTCAGCAGAAATTAAAACCAGAAACATAACGACGCATAGCACAGTTGCAAAACTGCAGGAAGATAACAATTCAATGCAGGATCGAAAATACagaataaaaatatgtataaacCACTCTTATACACAAAGAAACAACATATGTGTTGCACTAAAGCTCCTCAAACATCCTCcgataaatatattaaaagtataattgaGGTATCattacaaaatcaataaagatcaTAATAACGATTGAAACTAAATAATAAggcaaataaagaaaatatctgcatgagtttttttattaaattcaaaaaacaTTGAACAATCTGAGTTCTACTCAGAACCattgttttttaaaacaatgTGCACAAATTCCTTCTTAAGTTCAGGAGTATCCATAGTGAAAAAGTAGTCACAAAGGTTATTGTCTTTAGTGATAACCATACCAGCCCTTACCACATCAACAGCGGACAATCCTtctatttcttttaaaagaGAGACAACTTGGTTCCTCCTATCAGCTGTGAGCTTCTCGTGCATAAAACAAGACGTGAGTTGTTTAATATTCTCCACGCTTCCAGCATAAAACTCACCTAACTTATTCAATGAAGATAATAAACTATCAGAAACATCATCAGTATGCTTAGCCCTTTTAGCTGCACTCTTTCCACTCCTATTTGATGTAACGTCACGTTGTGATTGATTTACTTGACTTGGTACTTGAGTAGTATTATAGGTAGCTGTTTCAGATATTTGTGATTCAAAGTTCTCTTCACCTAGATTCAAATCAATGTCAAATTCATTCCTTGGTGATGATGGAAAAAATTCTTTCACTATGTTATAAGCATGATCTGCTGGATCTTCAGATGTATCACCACATGCTTTATCTTTTCCAAATACAGTATGCAATCTCTCATAGTGAGGAAATGGTTTTCCAAACAAGCCAGTTGCATTAGGATGGGACTGCATTAAAGTAAAACATTTTTGAAGTATAAATTAAATgttgaaaaacataaattaagatatattattcaatattttaatataaaatggtATGTCACCTTGCACCATTGTCTGTAAACTTCCTTCTCTACTACAATCGTCTTCGTAGCATCATTCCATCCAAAACCACTTGCACTTGGACCCAACATATCTCTGATTGCTGAATAATGTGATTTCAGACGTTTCACTCTTGATTCAATGTGAGGATTAGCTTTTAATGTGCAGtctggaattttttttcaagagatATCTCTCTAGTACTTTAGTATACCCTGGTTTAAATGTGCCTGCATCAGCCTTCCACCCGTCGTCCACTAACTGCAATAAACCTTGGACTAATACCGCATCTTCTTCTGTAGTCCATTGACGCTTTGTGCCTTttgcattttgattttcagaTGATTCATTCATCtatcaaaactcaataattatGCACGTTAAAATTAGAATATGTAGcttttaattgtaaaaaaagTAGCTATAGTGCAAGCAAATTGCACCATCACAGAACAAACATATAATACTCTCTCCAAATTGTCTAACACATGAAATAAGACAACATTCTAGCAACCAAACCAACAAAACAGATCCTTCTCAACTAGCGATACTCATGAAGTCACAGCAGAACCAACATACAAACCTTCCATTATATATGAAGAATGCAAGcaatataaattatttgatgCTTACAAttgcaaagaaaataacatacgaaattaaaaatgacaaataacaaaCATGAAATTTATCTATGGTTTCCCCCTTTCCATCTATTAAAGTTTTCCAATGCTAAATTATCTCTCCACTGACTCCATGCATTACTTGGCTCCACAACCGTTATCATGTCACCGGACATGAACTCATTAGAGGACTCAACATCTCCTAAATCCCTTTCCAAAGGGTCTCGTGCCATTTCTTTCCGAATATGGTTATGTAGAAGACAACAAGCGGTTATAATTCTTATTTGAGTTTTCAGAGGATAGAAAGACTTCTCTCTCAATATAGCCCAACGTCCTTTCAACAGTCCAAAACATCTTTCTATTACATTTCTAGCTGATGAATGTTTCATATTAAAAAACTCTTTAGGTGTAGCCGGTTGTAAGCCATTCCTCCACTCACTGAGGTGATACCTTTGACCTCTATAAGGAGTAAGAAAACCTTCTCCATTCATATAGCCAGCATCACATAAATAATAATACCCtatcacaaataaaattaaaattattttcctataaatatgtaAGACATGTTCTATATTAACATGAATTTATGTTGTGTATACCTTGAGGAACCCTTAAACCATTTGTTCGAGAAATAGCATTTCTGAGGACTCTAGAATCAGCAGCTGAACCTTCCCACCCAGGCAACACATATATAAATTGCATATCTGGTGAGCATACACCCAACACGTTTGTTGCTATCTCACCCTTCCTTATTCTGAATCTAGTTTTGTCAGCTTCGGGCACATTGACCTTGATGTAAGTGCCATCAAGAGCTCCTAAACAATTCTATATAATGGTATAATTACGAATGTTACTACTTTTAATGGAATATTAAAACTCATTCTAAttagaaaaatttaataatgGGCTTTCGTTTTATACCTTGAAATATTTCCATCTTTCATCGGTATTGTTCTCTAGAATTGGTTGGGGTTGTTTTAACAGCTCCTTGTGACACTTCACTAGAGCTAGTAATACACTCATGAAATGCCTACTAATCGTTTCGCCAGATCTAACAAATTGTCTTCTAATCATTCTATTCTTAACATGGTGAGCCAATATGTGTAAAAA harbors:
- the LOC25481186 gene encoding UDP-glucose flavonoid 3-O-glucosyltransferase 7, which gives rise to MNLFAKAEDSVSSTTMDKPLKLYFIPYLAAGHMIPLCDIASLFASRGHFVKIITTPSNAQILPKSNNFNVHTFQFPSQEVGLPDGIENLSSVTDLDSSNRIFQATTLLREHIENFVEQEPPDCIVADFLFPWVDELANKLHIPRFAFNGFSLFTICAMESLKSQPLPEDASGSFVIPNFPYDIIINSKPPAESKSFIDPLLTIALKSHGFIINSFVELDGEECVEYYERTIGHKAWLLGPASLVRKTTQEKANRGEKSTLSVQKFLTWLNSKRDNSVLYICFGTFCYFPDKQLYEIASALEELNCEFIWVVPEKKGKENESEAEKEKWLPKGFEERTKGMIVRGWSPQVVILGHSAIGAFLTHCGWNSITEAVSAGIPMITWPVHSDQFYNETLITQVHGIGVEVGADEWLTIAFRDMEKLIGRDRIKKALRRLMDSGDEAIQIRRRAQEIAKIAKHVVQEGGSSHDNLTALIDELKQLRDNKGLN
- the LOC25490699 gene encoding uncharacterized protein, whose amino-acid sequence is MLGPSASGFGWNDATKTIVVEKEVYRQWCKSHPNATGLFGKPFPHYERLHTVFGKDKACGDTSEDPADHAYNIVKEFFPSSPRNEFDIDLNLGEENFESQISETATYNTTQVPSQVNQSQRDVTSNRSGKSAAKRAKHTDDVSDSLLSSLNKLGEFYAGSVENIKQLTSCFMHEKLTADRRNQVVSLLKEIEGLSAVDVVRAGMVITKDNNLCDYFFTMDTPELKKEFVHIVLKNNGSE
- the LOC112420227 gene encoding protein ALP1-like, giving the protein MEACERKKRIITILIMHLEMLNLFTLMTMMLCYFALSNRLKKRKRKWDCYERSLVREVHFQRIIYTSDVACIENTRMDRPAFHKLCEMLKGIGGLVPTRHMCVEELVAMFLHILAHHVKNRMIRRQFVRSGETISRHFMSVLLALVKCHKELLKQPQPILENNTDERWKYFKNCLGALDGTYIKVNVPEADKTRFRIRKGEIATNVLGVCSPDMQFIYVLPGWEGSAADSRVLRNAISRTNGLRVPQGYYYLCDAGYMNGEGFLTPYRGQRYHLSEWRNGLQPATPKEFFNMKHSSARNVIERCFGLLKGRWAILREKSFYPLKTQIRIITACCLLHNHIRKEMARDPLERDLGDVESSNEFMSGDMITVVEPSNAWSQWRDNLALENFNRWKGGNHR